One region of uncultured Methanolobus sp. genomic DNA includes:
- the nth gene encoding endonuclease III, whose translation MAIQSPVPDNTENFDEIFGLLQKEYPNAEPMLHFNNPLELLVATILSAQCTDKQVNKVTKVLFKKYQNVEDFANADLTELGKDIYTTGFYRQKAKHIIGSAQIILTEFGGRVPDTMENLLKLPGVGRKTANIVLARGYNTIVGIAVDTHVTRLSQKLGFTKNSDPKKIEIDLMELAEKKDLEDLSMTLILHGRNVCIARRPKCGKCVVNELCPSSEV comes from the coding sequence ATGGCCATTCAATCCCCTGTTCCTGACAACACAGAGAATTTTGATGAGATATTCGGGCTTCTGCAAAAAGAATATCCTAACGCAGAGCCAATGCTTCATTTCAATAATCCTCTTGAACTTCTGGTTGCAACAATTCTCTCCGCCCAGTGTACGGATAAGCAGGTAAACAAGGTTACAAAGGTATTATTCAAAAAATACCAAAACGTGGAGGATTTTGCCAACGCTGACCTCACAGAACTTGGAAAAGATATCTACACCACAGGTTTCTATCGCCAGAAAGCAAAGCACATAATCGGAAGTGCACAGATCATCCTTACAGAATTCGGTGGCAGAGTTCCCGATACAATGGAAAATTTGCTGAAACTTCCGGGCGTGGGCAGGAAAACCGCTAACATTGTCCTTGCAAGGGGTTACAATACTATTGTGGGAATCGCAGTTGATACCCATGTAACAAGATTGTCTCAGAAACTCGGGTTTACAAAGAACAGCGATCCAAAAAAGATAGAGATAGATCTGATGGAGCTTGCTGAGAAAAAAGACCTCGAGGACCTTTCCATGACACTGATTCTTCACGGACGAAATGTGTGTATCGCAAGAAGACCGAAGTGTGGAAAATGTGTTGTGAATGAGTTGTGTCCTTCGAGTGAAGTCTGA
- a CDS encoding class II SORL domain-containing protein codes for MSSDTNIQRAKDHDNLTETEKKHVPVIEAPSEVKAGEPFDVKVTVGAIPHVMEEDHYIKWIELHLNGNLVGRKELQASEGKAEAIFTAVGTEDMISAREIRNCTIHGFGVCGICGTKSAIVNLRAVESCNVHGLWEDLKGIEIISSTVTDGKKCTWGPQL; via the coding sequence ATGAGTTCAGATACCAATATTCAAAGAGCAAAGGATCATGATAACCTTACCGAAACGGAAAAAAAACATGTTCCTGTCATAGAGGCTCCTTCAGAGGTGAAAGCCGGGGAACCTTTTGATGTAAAGGTAACTGTAGGAGCTATTCCACATGTTATGGAAGAGGATCACTACATAAAATGGATAGAACTACACTTGAACGGCAATCTTGTGGGAAGAAAGGAGCTTCAGGCATCCGAAGGGAAAGCTGAAGCGATCTTTACCGCCGTAGGCACTGAGGATATGATCTCTGCAAGAGAGATCAGGAACTGTACGATTCACGGCTTTGGTGTATGTGGTATATGCGGTACCAAATCGGCCATTGTCAATCTCAGAGCAGTTGAAAGTTGTAATGTTCATGGATTGTGGGAAGATTTGAAAGGTATTGAGATCATATCTTCTACTGTAACAGACGGGAAGAAATGCACCTGGGGTCCCCAGTTGTGA
- the mtbA gene encoding methylcobamide:CoM methyltransferase MtbA, with protein MVEYTPKERLVRALTGQPVDRMPAVSVTQTGTVEQMEACGAFWPEANSDPEIMAKLAEAGHTEVGFEAVRVPFDITAEAEFFGCEIKDGTKEQQPSVVGHVVSNVEDIEKLKGYSLGHGRIGVVCEAIKILADKYGEELPVMGSMIGPFSLAQHINGDDWFMAIFTDEAFGLALMEFTTDFCVAYAEKMVENGADTMVIIDPTASAQLIGAEFYEKFVVPFHKRIVDAMHKVNVPVILHICGDTTQGLALMESSGVDGISVDQNVDVATAVGSVEKAVIVGNLDPVNMLWNQTPEAIKEQSQKVLDAGVGLLAPGCGIVSKTPTENLRAMVEMAKNHKY; from the coding sequence ATGGTAGAATATACCCCTAAAGAAAGATTGGTTCGTGCTTTAACAGGGCAGCCGGTAGACAGAATGCCCGCTGTTTCTGTCACCCAGACAGGAACAGTTGAACAGATGGAGGCATGTGGTGCCTTCTGGCCTGAGGCTAATAGCGATCCAGAAATAATGGCAAAACTTGCAGAAGCAGGTCACACAGAAGTTGGATTTGAGGCTGTACGTGTGCCTTTTGATATTACGGCAGAGGCTGAATTTTTTGGCTGTGAGATAAAAGATGGTACAAAAGAACAGCAACCATCTGTTGTCGGTCATGTTGTAAGCAATGTTGAAGATATTGAGAAGCTCAAAGGTTACAGCCTCGGTCACGGAAGAATCGGTGTTGTCTGTGAAGCAATAAAAATACTGGCAGACAAGTATGGTGAAGAACTTCCTGTCATGGGAAGCATGATCGGTCCTTTCTCACTTGCACAGCACATAAACGGTGATGACTGGTTCATGGCAATCTTCACTGACGAGGCATTTGGTCTTGCCCTCATGGAATTCACAACCGATTTCTGCGTTGCATATGCAGAGAAAATGGTTGAGAACGGTGCCGATACAATGGTGATCATTGACCCTACAGCAAGTGCACAGCTTATTGGTGCCGAATTTTATGAGAAGTTTGTTGTACCTTTCCACAAAAGAATAGTTGATGCGATGCACAAGGTCAACGTTCCTGTAATCCTGCACATCTGTGGTGACACCACCCAGGGTCTTGCCCTTATGGAATCATCGGGAGTAGATGGTATCAGTGTAGACCAGAATGTCGATGTAGCAACCGCTGTTGGCAGTGTTGAAAAGGCTGTAATTGTCGGAAATCTTGACCCTGTGAACATGCTCTGGAACCAGACTCCTGAAGCAATAAAGGAACAGTCACAGAAGGTCCTTGATGCAGGAGTGGGTTTGCTTGCACCGGGCTGTGGTATTGTCAGCAAGACTCCTACAGAAAACCTCCGGGCAATGGTAGAGATGGCAAAGAACCACAAATACTGA
- a CDS encoding efflux RND transporter permease subunit: MSEDTEKKNWMMEAFDIIFIFVLAFICLVVPTQIQGSVLVGWSETGSIQFIWDPVGFFSLLGVIIAFFVIMLYHSVSHYKY; this comes from the coding sequence ATGAGTGAAGATACTGAAAAGAAAAACTGGATGATGGAGGCATTTGACATAATTTTCATTTTTGTGCTTGCTTTCATCTGTCTGGTTGTACCAACGCAGATACAGGGTTCAGTACTTGTCGGATGGTCAGAGACCGGGTCAATTCAGTTCATATGGGATCCGGTAGGCTTCTTCAGTTTGCTGGGAGTCATAATCGCGTTTTTTGTGATTATGCTTTACCATTCTGTAAGCCATTACAAATACTGA
- a CDS encoding winged helix-turn-helix domain-containing protein: protein MKSSINETVWYSEKRRKILLLLLDGQKNPEEMKTAFDVEWRSLILPLKELKEEELVCNPEGVYELSNIGKLITENAKPINGILNLFGKDTEYWVKRELDTIPEYLLNRIGEIEDCVIAEPELNDMFELPDDFISVIRNSRYIHSVFSIYHPFYPPLYAELAENGTEISIVLTESVFERMKEDRKEELIEIQESENINLFLYKKEMIPPPIIITDNLFSASFFNVNGMYDHRDIMSFSQSSLKWGEELFRYYQKAANPIPEFEE from the coding sequence ATGAAAAGTTCAATAAATGAAACGGTGTGGTATTCTGAAAAACGGAGAAAAATATTACTACTATTATTGGACGGACAAAAAAATCCTGAAGAAATGAAGACGGCTTTCGACGTTGAATGGCGTTCATTAATTCTTCCACTTAAAGAACTAAAAGAAGAGGAACTTGTCTGTAACCCTGAAGGAGTTTATGAACTATCCAATATTGGAAAACTGATAACAGAGAATGCAAAGCCAATAAACGGAATTTTAAATCTTTTTGGGAAAGATACTGAGTATTGGGTTAAAAGAGAACTTGATACCATCCCTGAATATCTGCTGAACAGAATAGGCGAAATCGAGGACTGCGTAATTGCAGAACCTGAACTGAACGATATGTTTGAACTTCCAGATGATTTCATATCAGTTATTCGGAATTCAAGATACATACATTCTGTTTTTTCTATTTATCATCCATTTTATCCTCCACTTTATGCTGAACTCGCAGAAAATGGGACTGAAATATCAATTGTTCTTACTGAATCTGTATTTGAAAGAATGAAAGAAGATAGAAAAGAAGAACTAATAGAAATACAGGAATCTGAAAATATAAACTTGTTCTTATACAAAAAAGAAATGATTCCTCCTCCAATCATAATTACTGATAACTTATTCTCTGCCAGTTTTTTCAATGTTAATGGAATGTATGACCATCGGGACATTATGAGCTTTTCCCAAAGTTCTCTAAAATGGGGAGAGGAACTCTTCAGATACTACCAAAAAGCCGCAAATCCAATACCAGAATTTGAAGAATGA
- a CDS encoding monomethylamine permease, producing the protein MDGINEEKYNSAFAKDTFLILGAIALLIVVEGYVVFTILSEAGSAVSPAIRGIYILFFGLVVGVETIGYLKVRSSIKQHMFDFEYYD; encoded by the coding sequence ATGGATGGAATCAATGAAGAAAAATACAATAGTGCATTTGCAAAGGACACTTTCCTGATACTGGGTGCAATTGCTCTGTTGATTGTTGTTGAAGGTTATGTGGTCTTTACCATACTGTCTGAGGCTGGTTCAGCAGTTTCACCTGCAATTCGGGGGATATACATATTGTTCTTCGGGTTGGTGGTAGGTGTTGAAACCATAGGCTACCTGAAAGTTAGAAGCTCAATAAAACAGCACATGTTTGATTTCGAGTATTATGATTGA
- a CDS encoding winged helix-turn-helix domain-containing protein, with product MKTSLVNTVWHSEKRKNLLLLLSEGERDLEQIKKSLNVTTRSIMPQIKTLKNQNLIAQEHENFSLTSIGNIIAKNMLPFLETSRIVEENKDFWASRNFDAIPQHLFSRIKDLGHYFLIEPDINHMFELPREFVDNIPKSESIITFISYLHPMFLSLYLKAAESGSDISLFVSEAVLKKMKKEYFEQFSDLTKMKNATIFLCKENPKIPMITMTNWFCYICLFNEEERYDHRDVISFDDSSLKWCDELFDYYRTNSEELCQITDFE from the coding sequence ATGAAAACATCACTGGTAAATACCGTATGGCATTCTGAAAAGAGGAAAAATCTTTTGTTATTATTGAGTGAAGGAGAAAGAGATCTGGAACAAATTAAGAAATCACTGAATGTAACAACCAGATCAATAATGCCTCAGATAAAAACCCTGAAAAATCAGAATCTCATTGCACAGGAACATGAGAATTTCAGCCTGACTTCCATAGGAAATATAATTGCTAAGAATATGTTACCATTTCTTGAAACATCAAGGATTGTTGAAGAGAATAAAGATTTCTGGGCAAGCAGGAATTTTGATGCAATACCACAACACCTGTTCAGCAGAATAAAGGATCTTGGACATTATTTCCTGATAGAACCTGACATCAATCATATGTTTGAACTCCCCAGGGAATTTGTGGATAATATACCTAAATCGGAGTCCATTATAACTTTTATTTCATACCTTCATCCGATGTTCCTCTCTCTCTATTTGAAGGCAGCCGAATCAGGATCGGATATATCACTTTTTGTCTCAGAGGCAGTCCTTAAAAAAATGAAGAAAGAATACTTTGAACAATTTAGTGATTTGACGAAGATGAAGAATGCAACTATTTTTCTTTGCAAAGAAAATCCAAAAATACCAATGATAACAATGACAAATTGGTTCTGTTATATTTGCCTTTTCAATGAGGAAGAAAGATACGATCACCGGGATGTTATCAGTTTTGATGATAGCTCTTTAAAGTGGTGTGATGAATTATTCGACTATTACAGGACAAATTCAGAAGAGCTCTGCCAAATAACAGATTTTGAATAA
- a CDS encoding DNA alkylation repair protein, translated as MNSIISQLRADLKQNSDEEARESSNRFFKEPIKCYGMKTPVARKIAKNYYKQVSGKSKQEIFALCEELLSSDYMEEAFIAFEWSYNLRKQYEPEDFVMFERWVGDYVNNWAKCDTLCNHTVGTFIDMYPQYIDSLKKWTASENRWYRRAAAVTLILAARRGDFLNDIFEIADMLLTDEDDLVQKGYGWMLKEAGKQHQQKVFDYVVKNKEVMPRTALRYAIEKMPKELRAKAMER; from the coding sequence ATGAACTCCATAATCTCCCAACTCCGAGCCGACCTCAAACAAAACTCTGACGAAGAAGCCAGAGAAAGTTCAAACCGTTTCTTCAAAGAACCAATAAAATGCTATGGCATGAAAACTCCGGTTGCCAGAAAAATAGCAAAGAACTATTACAAGCAAGTATCCGGCAAAAGCAAGCAGGAGATATTTGCGCTTTGTGAGGAACTTCTCAGTTCTGATTACATGGAGGAAGCGTTCATTGCATTTGAGTGGTCGTACAACCTGAGAAAACAATATGAACCTGAGGATTTTGTTATGTTTGAGAGATGGGTCGGGGATTATGTCAACAACTGGGCGAAATGTGATACTCTCTGCAATCATACCGTAGGTACGTTCATCGATATGTATCCTCAGTATATTGATTCACTCAAAAAGTGGACAGCATCTGAGAATCGCTGGTACAGGCGTGCTGCTGCTGTAACACTCATTTTAGCAGCTCGCAGGGGAGATTTTCTGAATGATATTTTTGAGATTGCTGATATGTTGCTGACCGATGAGGATGATCTGGTTCAGAAAGGTTATGGGTGGATGCTCAAGGAAGCGGGTAAGCAGCACCAGCAGAAAGTATTTGATTACGTGGTTAAGAACAAGGAAGTTATGCCAAGGACTGCGCTCAGGTATGCTATTGAGAAAATGCCGAAGGAATTGAGAGCCAAGGCGATGGAGAGATGA
- a CDS encoding methyltransferase cognate corrinoid protein, with product MSNQEILDKLRDTIVNQDINGCAAATKEALGAGISAFDAINGGLSVGMKIVGDKFEAAELYLPQIMMSAKAMNAAMEVLTPELEKDQTDEGVGTAITFVQEGDIHDIGHRLVSTMLGANGFKIVDLGVDVPDNTILDEVKKLEGSKILLVGSALMTTSMLGQKDTVEALVEEKLRDSVKIMFGGAPVSDGWIAEIGADATAENAADAARVALQLMK from the coding sequence ATGTCCAATCAGGAAATTTTAGACAAATTAAGAGACACAATCGTAAATCAGGATATAAACGGTTGTGCGGCAGCTACAAAAGAGGCTCTCGGAGCAGGTATCAGCGCATTTGACGCTATAAACGGAGGTCTTTCAGTAGGTATGAAAATAGTTGGTGACAAATTCGAGGCAGCGGAACTCTACCTGCCACAGATCATGATGTCTGCAAAGGCTATGAACGCGGCAATGGAAGTTCTTACTCCCGAACTGGAGAAGGACCAAACCGATGAAGGTGTCGGCACAGCTATCACTTTTGTCCAGGAAGGTGACATCCACGACATTGGTCACCGTTTAGTTTCAACTATGCTTGGTGCAAATGGTTTCAAGATAGTAGATCTTGGTGTTGATGTGCCTGATAATACCATTCTGGATGAAGTCAAAAAGCTTGAAGGAAGCAAAATACTCCTTGTAGGTTCTGCACTCATGACCACATCCATGTTGGGTCAGAAAGACACAGTGGAAGCCTTGGTAGAAGAAAAGCTCAGGGATTCGGTAAAGATCATGTTCGGTGGTGCACCTGTTTCAGATGGCTGGATCGCAGAAATAGGAGCAGACGCAACAGCAGAAAATGCAGCAGATGCAGCTCGTGTGGCATTACAACTTATGAAATAA
- a CDS encoding transposase, whose protein sequence is MAKKVMMHGGVQFEDSIENYLNRESASICQFLHFLCIEDISQYLERTVYANKSWHYKYNISSMIKLFIVMCFRQLSYEKTVASLTEEEAILLAFCDNNGVVKLPSSKTLHNFVKYRLGEDGITEIMMLVGERILKLAQIKEAKIDSTPLEASRYDKYADYNPHYKCKMDKAHITMVGTYPVFMTHTNGKAGDTHELIKHIQALKKMNADIDMYSADTGYKAFKNHADIWYHLNARPVIAYPKNAVISKEGEMDKIDHWVNKMWFLGGNILASTEEKLKFLYEIGMSKQVEMNLRNQNMRDESFYELYKKRGECESKHGHIKDVVKFDIRRIRAESRKLYSLLNFVAYQLLVLTEIQNGFEKRNSFGSFY, encoded by the coding sequence ATGGCTAAAAAAGTAATGATGCATGGAGGAGTCCAATTTGAGGACTCTATTGAAAACTATCTGAACAGGGAAAGCGCCTCAATTTGCCAATTCCTGCACTTTCTCTGCATAGAAGATATTTCACAGTACTTAGAGCGTACTGTGTATGCCAACAAAAGTTGGCATTACAAATATAACATTTCCTCAATGATAAAACTCTTCATTGTTATGTGTTTCAGGCAGTTATCTTATGAGAAAACTGTCGCCTCATTAACAGAAGAAGAGGCAATACTACTCGCTTTTTGCGATAACAATGGTGTTGTAAAACTTCCTTCATCAAAGACCTTACATAATTTTGTAAAATATCGATTAGGAGAAGATGGAATAACTGAAATAATGATGTTAGTTGGAGAAAGAATCCTTAAACTTGCTCAAATAAAAGAAGCTAAGATCGATTCAACTCCGCTTGAAGCTTCAAGATACGATAAATATGCGGATTATAATCCTCATTACAAATGCAAGATGGACAAAGCTCACATCACGATGGTAGGAACTTATCCCGTGTTCATGACACATACAAATGGCAAAGCAGGAGATACTCATGAACTCATCAAACACATTCAAGCATTGAAGAAAATGAATGCTGATATTGACATGTATTCTGCGGATACGGGTTATAAAGCATTCAAGAATCATGCAGATATCTGGTATCATTTGAATGCAAGGCCAGTTATTGCATATCCAAAAAATGCTGTGATCAGCAAAGAGGGCGAAATGGACAAAATCGACCATTGGGTAAATAAAATGTGGTTTCTGGGTGGGAATATACTTGCAAGTACTGAAGAAAAACTAAAATTCCTATATGAGATTGGAATGTCTAAACAGGTTGAGATGAACTTACGTAATCAAAATATGAGGGATGAATCGTTCTATGAGCTATACAAGAAAAGAGGAGAATGCGAATCAAAGCACGGACACATTAAAGATGTAGTCAAGTTCGATATAAGAAGAATCAGAGCAGAGAGTAGAAAGCTCTACTCTCTGCTGAATTTTGTAGCGTATCAGTTACTTGTACTTACAGAAATACAGAATGGGTTTGAGAAAAGAAATTCATTTGGAAGCTTTTATTGA
- a CDS encoding amino acid permease, which translates to MTDEVTESPGLVKTLRPYHVWALGVGIVLVGEFMGWNFTVAKGGVLGALLAMLVAGTMYVIISLCASELGSATKLAGGPYDWARLFVGPGAAASVGLAVYMEFIALEAADAIVVAFIAQELFPQLQVFPVTLLVIATLTFINYRGVVAALTLNFFMTSIAFLAIILFFFSGTFGVFELHPENLFQGAMPNGMIGLFAALQFGPWFFLGIEGAAMCAEECKRPSRAVPLGQQAGMITLLVGAAMTLFICASLLPSDIPAEGLGVSVYPLFEAAQVSGVPFLVGLLALGTLLTCLSSANGCVCDSSRSWFALSRDHFVSNWFSSVHPGYQTPYKAVIFTMPIAIAFAFSGYLDQVITFSIVSGLLCYVLIPFSLLRFRKMFPSHINKIRPFVSPLQPWISYFAIIIAITIMSTLFWGYRYNLIFALVFYLIAYFYFHNKHKKHQKEFNWKREMGWPNPSHHNTEE; encoded by the coding sequence GTGACTGACGAAGTTACAGAATCACCCGGACTTGTTAAGACTCTCAGGCCTTACCACGTCTGGGCATTGGGGGTTGGAATAGTTCTTGTTGGTGAGTTCATGGGATGGAACTTCACCGTTGCAAAAGGAGGAGTACTCGGTGCTCTGCTTGCAATGCTTGTTGCAGGAACAATGTACGTTATAATTTCTCTATGTGCAAGTGAGCTTGGATCCGCCACTAAACTGGCAGGCGGGCCTTATGACTGGGCAAGGCTTTTTGTAGGACCCGGTGCTGCAGCCAGTGTCGGGCTTGCGGTATATATGGAATTTATAGCTCTGGAGGCTGCTGATGCTATAGTTGTTGCTTTTATTGCGCAGGAGCTTTTCCCGCAGTTGCAGGTCTTCCCCGTTACATTGCTGGTAATTGCTACTCTGACATTTATTAACTACAGGGGTGTTGTAGCCGCACTTACACTTAACTTCTTCATGACCTCCATCGCCTTCCTTGCCATAATATTGTTCTTCTTCTCAGGGACATTCGGCGTCTTTGAACTTCACCCGGAGAACCTTTTCCAGGGTGCAATGCCAAACGGTATGATAGGTCTGTTTGCCGCTTTGCAGTTCGGTCCGTGGTTCTTCCTGGGTATTGAAGGAGCCGCAATGTGTGCAGAGGAATGTAAACGTCCGTCAAGGGCAGTGCCCCTGGGACAACAGGCAGGAATGATCACCTTGCTGGTCGGAGCCGCAATGACACTTTTCATATGTGCAAGCCTGCTCCCATCCGACATACCTGCCGAAGGTCTTGGAGTTTCCGTGTATCCGCTCTTTGAGGCTGCACAGGTAAGTGGAGTACCGTTTTTGGTCGGGCTTCTTGCACTTGGAACCTTGCTTACATGTCTTTCCAGTGCAAACGGATGTGTCTGTGACTCTTCAAGGTCATGGTTTGCACTTTCAAGGGACCACTTCGTGTCCAACTGGTTCTCTTCGGTCCACCCCGGGTACCAGACACCTTACAAAGCAGTAATTTTCACAATGCCTATAGCAATAGCCTTTGCATTCAGCGGCTACCTTGACCAGGTCATCACTTTCTCTATCGTATCAGGTTTGCTTTGTTACGTTTTGATACCATTCTCCCTGCTACGTTTCAGAAAGATGTTCCCGTCACACATCAACAAGATCCGTCCGTTTGTAAGCCCGCTTCAGCCATGGATATCCTACTTTGCAATTATAATTGCAATAACTATTATGTCCACACTGTTCTGGGGATACAGATACAACCTTATCTTCGCTTTGGTTTTCTATCTGATAGCGTACTTCTACTTCCATAATAAGCACAAGAAACATCAGAAAGAATTCAATTGGAAAAGGGAAATGGGATGGCCAAATCCAAGCCACCATAATACTGAGGAGTGA